In one Silene latifolia isolate original U9 population chromosome 10, ASM4854445v1, whole genome shotgun sequence genomic region, the following are encoded:
- the LOC141607419 gene encoding aminotransferase ALD1, chloroplastic-like translates to MVVLMVCGDDGYGECLVNGFNGYCRPELPYALALSTVEGYSGYGAEESNMELRKAIDKTFYKDNTHITCDQIFVSDGSQMLLGPEIYVDSSVIMGRAGEFEEKTSKYKNIVYMNCAPENNFFPDLSKVPRTDVIFFCNPNNPTGHTASRPQLVDFARKNGSILICDSAYATYISDDSPRSLFEIPGAKEVAIEVSPFSKFAGFTGVCLGWTVVPKELSYADGFPIIQDYHRVVCTSFCGASNIAQVGGLACLSPEGFKVTLLFSFLFLNLKCALS, encoded by the exons ATGGTGGTGCTGATGGTTTGTGGTGATGATGGTTATGGTGAATGTTTGGTTAATGGTTTTAATGGA TATTGTCGTCCCGAATTACCGTATGCACTAGCTTTGTCTACTGTCGAGGGTTACAGTGGCTACGGAGCTGAAGAAAGCAACATGGAATTGAGGAAGGCAATTGATAAAACCTTCTACAAAGATAATACTCATATTACTTGCGACCAAATCTTTGTTTCCGATGGCTCACAG ATGTTGTTGGGACCAGAA ATATATGTAGATTCAAGTGTGATAATGGGCCGTGCCGGAGAGTTTGAAGAGAAAACAAGCAAGTACAAGAACATAGTATATATGAACTGTGCACCTGAAAACAATTTCTTCCCAGATTTGTCTAAAGTTCCAAGAACCGACGTGATTTTCTTCTgcaacccgaacaatccaaccgGTCATACTGCATCTAGGCCCCAACTCGTAGACTTTGCTAGAAAAAATGGATCAATTCTCATATGTGACTCTGCATATGCTACTTACATATCGGATGACAGTCCTAGATCCCTCTTTGAGATCCCTGGTGCTAAAGAGGTAGCAATTGAAGTATCTCCCTTCTCAAAGTTCGCGGGATTCACAGGGGTATGCTTGGGATGGACGGTGGTTCCAAAAGAACTGTCTTATGCTGATGGGTTCCCTATTATCCAAGACTATCATCGTGTCGTCTGCACAAGCTTTTGTGGTGCCTCTAACATTGCTCAAGTTGGTGGACTAGCCTGCCTCTCACCTGAAGGTTTCAAGGTCActcttcttttctcctttctcttcttAAATCTTAAGTGTGCTTTATCTTGA
- the LOC141605473 gene encoding uncharacterized protein LOC141605473: MQSLSCSFTHTIHLSLSNTCNHHSWKPNSIVSSSTPSPDSTRGEAKGSGTSARGRRLVKLREEKHRRQHDRLHNYPSWAKVLEDACKNDAELRAVLGDSIGDPELMRQRVEQRVRKKGQDFQKSKTGSVLAFKVAFRDFNPLDSYIWVELFGSPSDRDVDLFGSVIQAWYVMGRLGSFNSQNLQLAKSSIDYNPVYDAEKSLKVMPSSFHDISDVEFQDNWGRFRVDLGTCDYFAIDVLLNSLTVLSSEYLGIKQVVFGGRSMGDWEEGMTSSEYGYKFFKI; the protein is encoded by the exons ATGCAGTCATTGTCTTGTTCATTCACCCATACAATTCACCTCTCCTTGTCCAACACATGCAATCACCATTCATGGAAACCCAACTCCATTGTATCCTCTTCGACACCGTCGCCTGACAGTACCCGCGGCGAGGCGAAAGGGTCCGGAACAAGCGCTAGAGGAAGACGTCTTGTTAAATTGCGCGAAGAAAAACACCGCCGTCAACATGACCGCCTTCATAATTATCCCTCTTGGGCCAA AGTGTTGGAAGATGCGTGTAAGAATGATGCTGAGTTAAGGGCTGTGCTTGGTGATAGTATTGGTGATCCTGAACTCATGCGCCAAagg GTTGAACAAAGGGTTAGGAAGAAGGGGCAGGACTTTCAAAAATCCAAGACTGGTTCTGTCCTGGCCTTCAAAGTCGCCTTCAGAGA CTTTAATCCTCTAGACTCGTACATATGGGTTGAACTATTCGGTTCCCCTTCTGATAGGGATGTTGATCTCTTTGGAAGT GTAATTCAAGCTTGGTATGTGATGGGGCGGTTAGGGTCTTTCAATTCTCAAAATTTACAG TTGGCGAAGTCCTCAATCGACTACAATCCTGTGTATGATGCAGAGAAGAGTCTCAAAGTGATGCCTTCGTCATTTCATGACATCAGTGATGTTGAGTTTCAGGATAACTGGGGCCGTTTTCG GGTAGACCTTGGTACCTGTGACTATTTCGCCATCGATGTTCTCCTCAATTCCTTGACTGTGTTGAGCTCAGA GTACCTGGGTATCAAACAGGTAGTGTTTGGTGGCCGCAGCATGGGTGATTGGGAGGAAGGGATGACTAGTTCTGAGTACGGATACAAATTCTTCAAAATATGA